The Zavarzinia compransoris genome includes a window with the following:
- a CDS encoding circularly permuted type 2 ATP-grasp protein, with protein sequence MSLATEPTSPEDGAQIPLPLPGAPLAADGQAAAFYRPAPGTYDECVDGQGQLRPHWAELVESLEDLGPREFGQRTARARQLLHDNGVTYNVYGDPRNAARAIELDLVPLVISEEEWAGIERGLIQRGRLMNALLGDLYGAQRTLKDGVLHPGVVLANPDYLRPLAGFRPPGDLWLHVYAVDLVRGADGRWLVVGDRTRTPAGPGYALENRIITSRSLAETYRAMKVKRLASWFGTLRQTLRNLAPWTRYPRIVLLTPGPYNETYFEHAYLARYLGYTLVEGNDLTVRGDRVFLKTLGGLEPVDVILRRVDDDFCDPLELRGDSTLGVAGLVQAVLAGHVVVANALGAGLVETPALLPFVPALSRHLLGEDLLLPNLETVWAGEPQGRARLTAKSSAYALRPAFPRIGVAPPADLEAWNHHLDEHAYDAVGQAPVRLSTAPGYTAAGVAPQPVVLRAFLTATDRGFSVMPGALVRVAPTADRPLLRLQQWGLSKDAWVLSASPVEQFSLLRSPDTTVEVKRQGNNLPSRVADDLYWVGRYAERAEFGVRAFRAVIQRLIDGGSLVGQGELGPGAAFLAMVGEIPAELADLATTDRAEFDAQLLPVLTDEFRATGFTSAVRRLNMNTGMVRDRLSVDMTRVLLQLNGQIDRVRKATPGDYVGLLDCFDSLVASMAALSGLGMENMTRGQAWRFMDLGRRVERALIAISLVRGLVMGGDEGDMRALDLALDIADSFMTYRARYFTGAQFAPVLDLLLLDEANPRSLARQMWAIADHVENLPREKGAFGSGAARLLAQTALAELRGAEIQRLAGTASDGRNTELSALLDAVGVTLPELSDIISQTYFSHALAVRPGGPIRSTAMTP encoded by the coding sequence GTGAGTCTAGCGACCGAACCCACAAGCCCCGAGGACGGGGCCCAGATCCCCCTGCCCTTGCCCGGCGCCCCCCTGGCGGCCGACGGGCAGGCTGCGGCCTTTTACCGGCCCGCCCCCGGCACTTACGACGAATGCGTGGACGGCCAGGGCCAGCTGCGCCCCCATTGGGCCGAACTGGTGGAAAGCCTCGAAGACCTGGGCCCCCGGGAATTCGGCCAGCGCACCGCCCGCGCCCGCCAGTTGCTGCACGACAACGGCGTCACCTACAATGTCTATGGCGACCCGCGGAATGCCGCCCGCGCGATCGAACTGGACCTCGTCCCCCTCGTCATCTCGGAGGAGGAATGGGCCGGGATCGAGCGGGGCCTGATCCAGCGCGGGCGCCTGATGAATGCCCTGCTGGGCGATCTCTACGGTGCCCAGCGCACCTTGAAGGACGGCGTGCTGCACCCGGGCGTCGTTCTCGCCAATCCGGATTACCTGCGCCCCCTGGCCGGTTTCCGGCCGCCGGGCGATCTCTGGCTGCATGTCTATGCGGTCGATCTGGTGCGCGGGGCGGACGGCCGCTGGCTGGTGGTGGGCGACCGCACGCGGACCCCGGCCGGCCCCGGCTATGCCCTCGAGAACCGCATCATCACCTCGCGCTCCCTGGCCGAGACTTATCGCGCCATGAAGGTGAAGCGCCTGGCCTCGTGGTTCGGCACGCTGCGGCAGACGCTGCGCAACCTCGCGCCCTGGACGCGCTATCCGCGCATCGTGCTGCTCACCCCCGGGCCCTATAACGAGACGTATTTCGAGCACGCCTATCTCGCCCGCTACCTCGGCTATACGCTGGTCGAGGGCAACGACCTGACGGTGCGCGGCGACCGGGTGTTCCTGAAGACCCTGGGCGGCCTCGAACCGGTCGACGTCATCCTGCGCCGGGTCGACGACGATTTCTGCGATCCCCTGGAATTGCGCGGCGATTCGACGCTGGGCGTGGCCGGCCTCGTCCAGGCGGTGCTGGCCGGCCATGTGGTGGTGGCCAATGCGCTCGGCGCCGGCCTGGTCGAGACGCCGGCCCTGCTGCCCTTCGTGCCCGCCCTGTCGCGCCACCTGCTGGGCGAGGACCTGCTGCTGCCCAATCTCGAAACCGTTTGGGCGGGCGAGCCCCAGGGCCGCGCCCGGCTGACCGCGAAATCCAGCGCCTATGCGCTGCGCCCGGCCTTCCCCAGGATCGGCGTGGCGCCGCCCGCCGATCTCGAGGCCTGGAACCACCATCTCGACGAACACGCCTATGACGCCGTGGGCCAGGCGCCGGTGCGGCTGTCGACCGCCCCCGGCTATACCGCCGCCGGCGTAGCGCCCCAGCCCGTCGTGCTGCGCGCCTTCCTGACCGCGACCGACAGGGGCTTCTCGGTCATGCCCGGGGCCCTGGTCCGGGTGGCGCCCACCGCCGACCGGCCGCTGCTGCGGCTTCAGCAATGGGGCCTGTCCAAGGATGCCTGGGTGCTGTCGGCAAGCCCGGTCGAACAATTCAGCCTGCTGCGCTCGCCCGATACCACGGTCGAGGTCAAGCGCCAGGGCAACAACCTGCCCAGCCGGGTGGCCGACGATCTCTATTGGGTCGGGCGCTATGCCGAACGGGCGGAATTCGGCGTCCGCGCCTTCCGCGCCGTGATCCAGCGCCTGATCGACGGCGGCAGCCTGGTCGGCCAGGGCGAATTGGGCCCGGGTGCCGCCTTCCTCGCCATGGTCGGGGAAATCCCCGCCGAACTGGCTGATCTCGCGACCACGGACCGGGCGGAATTCGATGCCCAGCTGCTGCCCGTGCTGACCGACGAATTCCGCGCCACCGGCTTCACCTCGGCGGTGCGGCGCCTCAACATGAACACCGGCATGGTGCGCGATCGCCTGTCGGTGGACATGACCCGCGTGCTGCTCCAGCTGAACGGCCAGATCGACCGGGTGCGCAAGGCGACGCCGGGGGATTACGTCGGCCTGCTCGACTGTTTCGATTCCCTGGTCGCCTCGATGGCGGCGCTGTCGGGCCTCGGCATGGAGAACATGACCCGGGGCCAGGCCTGGCGCTTCATGGACCTGGGCCGGCGGGTGGAACGGGCGCTGATCGCCATTTCCCTGGTGCGCGGCCTCGTCATGGGCGGCGACGAGGGCGACATGCGCGCCCTCGACCTCGCCCTCGACATCGCCGACAGTTTCATGACCTATCGGGCGCGCTATTTCACCGGCGCCCAATTCGCCCCCGTGCTCGACCTCCTGCTGCTCGACGAGGCCAACCCCCGCTCGCTCGCCCGTCAGATGTGGGCGATCGCCGACCATGTCGAGAATCTCCCGCGGGAAAAGGGCGCCTTCGGCTCGGGCGCCGCCCGCCTGCTGGCCCAGACCGCGCTCGCCGAATTGCGCGGGGCCGAGATCCAGCGCCTGGCCGGCACCGCATCCGATGGCCGCAACACCGAATTATCGGCCCTGCTCGATGCGGTCGGCGTCACCCTGCCCGAGCTTTCGGACATTATTTCCCAGACCTATTTCAGCCATGCCCTGGCCGTCCGGCCGGGCGGGCCGATCCGCAGCACGGCGATGACGCCATGA
- a CDS encoding DUF2126 domain-containing protein, with the protein MTIRVALNHKTTYKYDRLVNLGPQTIRLRPAPHCRTPVTGYSLRLTPSVHFLNWQQDPQSNYLARVVFPEKTREFEVEVDLVAELAIINPFDFFLEKTAERAPFTYEPKLAHELKPYLEIEPAGPELAAILAKVDRRERGTVDFLVDLNRLVHRHVSYVIRMEPGVQTPEETLTLKKGSCRDSAWLLVHMLRHLKLAARFVSGYLIQLAPDVKSLDGPSGTEVDFTDLHAWTEVYLPGAGWVGLDPTSGLFAGEGHIPLACSPEPGSAAPITGIVDEAGVEFDFSMKITRIEEAARVTKPYSEEQWEAIVAAGDAVEERLVAGDVRLTMGGEPTFVSIDDFDGPEWNTEALGPTKRGLANTLVRKLKDRYAPGGVLHYGQGKWYPGESLPRWALGCYWRADGEPLWQDQKYLADENVNYGITLERAEDFLQTLAAKLKVSPDNTLAAFEDPWYWMWRERRLPINVDPLENHIEDAEERERMSRVFDKGLDTPTGFVLPLECWMTVEGPLWQAKPWKFRSKRVFLTPGDSPVGYRLPLQSLPWVRPEDYPYHFEEDPFAPRPPLAPAGQSATVTVQVPGRLPVRPLPPPDPRWPTQPAGNFVGVSMPGVIRTALSVEVRNGRLYIFMPPQSYLEAWVDLIARIEETAVELDMPVVLEGYGPPKDWRLRNIMVTPDPGVIEVNIHPSKTWRELVDLTTTLYEDARQTRLASEKFMVDGRHVGTGGGNHIVVGGARPEDSPFLRRPHLLRSLLSYWQNHPSLSYLFSGMFIGPTSQAPRIDEARHDSLYELEIAFRQVPDHTDVPSWLVDRLFRHLLADVTGNTHRSEFCIDKLFSPDSSSGRLGLLELRAFEMPPHARMSCVQQLILRALIAHFWDHPYPPRLVRWGTELHDRFLLPHFVSEDLDDVVADLNQWGVAFERSWLEPHFEFRFPHYGTIHQRGLTLELRQALEPWHVLGEEGMAGGTVRFVDSSVERIQVKVNGMTDGRHAVAVNGYRVPLTNTGREGEYVAAVRFRAWQPASALHPTIPPHGPLVFDIVDEWSGRAIGGCTYHVSHPGGRNFVTAPVNAYEAEGRRLARFFGFGHTPGPMTLGPVEVSREFPLTLDLRRQ; encoded by the coding sequence ATGACCATCAGGGTGGCCCTCAACCACAAGACGACCTACAAGTACGACCGTCTGGTCAATCTTGGACCGCAGACCATCCGGCTGCGCCCGGCGCCGCATTGCCGGACGCCGGTGACCGGCTATTCGCTGCGCCTCACGCCCAGCGTGCATTTCCTGAACTGGCAGCAGGACCCGCAGTCGAATTATCTCGCCCGCGTGGTCTTCCCCGAAAAGACCCGGGAATTCGAGGTCGAGGTCGATCTGGTCGCCGAACTGGCGATCATCAATCCCTTCGATTTCTTCCTGGAAAAGACGGCGGAACGCGCCCCCTTCACCTATGAGCCGAAGCTCGCCCACGAACTGAAGCCCTATCTCGAGATCGAGCCGGCGGGCCCCGAGCTTGCCGCCATCCTGGCCAAGGTCGACCGGCGCGAGCGCGGCACGGTGGATTTCCTGGTCGATCTCAACCGTCTCGTGCATCGCCACGTCTCCTATGTCATCCGCATGGAGCCGGGGGTGCAGACGCCCGAGGAGACGCTGACCCTGAAGAAGGGCAGCTGCCGCGATTCGGCCTGGCTGCTCGTCCACATGCTGCGCCACCTGAAGCTGGCGGCGCGTTTCGTCTCCGGTTACCTGATCCAGCTGGCGCCGGACGTGAAATCGCTGGACGGGCCTTCCGGCACCGAGGTCGATTTCACCGATCTCCACGCCTGGACCGAGGTCTACCTGCCCGGCGCCGGCTGGGTCGGGCTCGACCCGACCTCCGGCCTCTTCGCCGGCGAGGGCCATATCCCGCTCGCCTGCTCGCCCGAACCGGGCAGTGCGGCGCCGATCACCGGCATCGTCGACGAGGCGGGGGTCGAATTCGACTTCTCGATGAAGATCACCCGCATCGAGGAGGCGGCCCGCGTCACCAAGCCCTATTCCGAGGAGCAATGGGAGGCGATCGTCGCCGCCGGCGACGCGGTCGAGGAACGGCTGGTCGCCGGCGACGTGCGCCTGACCATGGGCGGCGAGCCGACTTTCGTCTCGATCGACGATTTCGACGGCCCCGAATGGAACACCGAGGCCCTGGGCCCGACCAAGCGCGGCCTCGCCAACACGCTGGTCCGCAAATTGAAGGACCGCTATGCCCCCGGCGGCGTGCTGCACTATGGCCAGGGCAAGTGGTATCCGGGCGAAAGCCTGCCGCGATGGGCGCTCGGCTGCTACTGGCGCGCCGATGGCGAGCCCCTGTGGCAGGACCAGAAATACCTGGCCGACGAGAATGTGAATTACGGCATCACCCTCGAACGGGCCGAGGACTTCCTCCAGACCCTGGCGGCCAAGCTCAAGGTCTCGCCGGACAATACGCTCGCCGCCTTCGAGGACCCCTGGTACTGGATGTGGCGCGAGCGGCGCCTGCCGATCAATGTCGATCCCCTCGAAAACCATATCGAGGACGCGGAAGAGCGCGAGCGCATGAGCCGCGTCTTCGACAAGGGCCTCGACACGCCGACCGGTTTCGTCCTCCCGCTCGAATGCTGGATGACGGTGGAAGGGCCGCTGTGGCAGGCGAAACCCTGGAAGTTCCGCTCGAAGCGCGTCTTCCTCACCCCCGGCGATTCGCCGGTCGGCTATCGCCTGCCGCTGCAAAGCCTGCCCTGGGTGAGACCGGAGGATTACCCCTACCACTTCGAGGAGGATCCCTTCGCGCCGCGCCCGCCGCTGGCCCCCGCAGGCCAGTCCGCGACGGTGACGGTCCAGGTGCCCGGCCGCCTGCCGGTGCGCCCGCTGCCGCCGCCCGACCCGCGCTGGCCGACCCAGCCGGCGGGCAATTTCGTCGGCGTCTCCATGCCCGGCGTGATCCGGACCGCCCTTTCGGTCGAGGTGCGGAACGGCCGCCTCTATATCTTCATGCCGCCCCAGTCCTATCTCGAAGCCTGGGTCGACCTGATCGCCCGGATCGAGGAGACCGCGGTCGAACTCGACATGCCGGTGGTCCTCGAAGGTTACGGCCCGCCCAAGGACTGGCGCCTGAGGAATATCATGGTAACGCCGGACCCGGGCGTGATCGAGGTGAACATCCACCCCTCGAAGACCTGGCGGGAACTGGTCGATCTCACCACGACGCTCTACGAGGATGCGCGCCAGACCCGCCTCGCCTCGGAAAAATTCATGGTCGACGGGCGCCATGTCGGCACCGGCGGCGGCAACCATATCGTGGTCGGCGGCGCGCGGCCGGAGGACAGCCCCTTCCTGCGCCGGCCGCACCTGCTGCGCAGCCTGCTGTCCTACTGGCAGAACCACCCGAGCCTGTCCTACCTGTTCTCGGGCATGTTCATCGGCCCGACCAGCCAGGCGCCGCGCATCGACGAGGCCCGGCATGATTCGCTCTACGAGCTGGAGATCGCCTTCCGCCAGGTGCCCGACCATACGGACGTGCCGTCCTGGCTGGTCGACCGCCTGTTCCGCCACCTGCTGGCGGATGTGACCGGCAATACCCACCGCTCGGAATTCTGCATCGACAAGCTGTTCTCGCCCGATTCCTCGTCCGGGCGGCTCGGGCTGCTCGAACTCCGCGCCTTCGAAATGCCGCCCCACGCCCGCATGTCCTGCGTGCAGCAGCTGATCCTCAGGGCGCTGATCGCGCATTTCTGGGACCACCCCTATCCGCCGCGGCTGGTGCGCTGGGGCACGGAACTGCACGACCGTTTCCTCCTCCCGCATTTCGTGTCGGAGGATCTGGACGATGTCGTCGCCGACCTCAACCAATGGGGCGTCGCCTTCGAGCGCTCATGGCTGGAACCGCATTTCGAATTCCGCTTCCCCCATTACGGCACCATTCACCAGCGCGGCCTGACCCTGGAACTGCGCCAGGCGCTGGAACCCTGGCATGTGCTGGGCGAGGAAGGCATGGCCGGCGGCACCGTCCGCTTCGTCGACAGTTCGGTCGAACGCATCCAGGTGAAGGTGAACGGCATGACCGACGGGCGCCATGCGGTCGCGGTCAACGGCTATCGCGTGCCCCTGACCAATACCGGGCGCGAGGGCGAATATGTCGCCGCCGTGCGCTTCCGGGCGTGGCAGCCGGCCTCGGCCCTGCACCCGACCATTCCACCCCACGGGCCGCTGGTGTTCGACATCGTCGACGAATGGTCGGGCCGGGCGATCGGCGGCTGCACCTATCACGTCTCGCACCCGGGCGGGCGCAACTTCGTCACCGCCCCGGTCAATGCCTATGAGGCGGAAGGCCGCCGCCTCGCCCGCTTCTTCGGCTTCGGCCATACGCCGGGACCGATGACGCTGGGGCCGGTCGAAGTGTCGCGGGAATTCCCCCTGACCCTGGACCTGCGCCGCCAGTAA
- a CDS encoding DUF4173 domain-containing protein, translated as MSLRFSFWSRIGLALLLAAAGDLFLFGPFSGLASALFGFCLIVALLAARPEVLRHRPALGVLALALLLLAALVERPGALAAVLFVPAVGAAALLPRAPARLDAWRGLRAVVWRGALTPVSLGIALAQIRGRLGPGPGFGQVLGLLALPLGGGLLFLLLFSSANPLVEQALSALTPWSLLGGVTPGRLLFWGVCFLFAYGLLRPARLRWRVRQSRRPVEWPGVSTASVRLSLLLFNLLFAIENTLDLAFLWSGAALPEGVTLAAYAHRGAYPLIFTALLAGLFVLAALRPGTRTAADPLLRRLVVLWIGQNILLVASSLRRTLAYIDAYSLTELRLLALVWMALVALGLGLICFRLLAGRSGAWLINANAAAAGATVLLFLLAIDPAAVVAGWNTRHNLERTGQGVALDWDYLDQLGDAALLPLLALERSDAPDDMRRRAAALRQRLLACLERRQARPAEWSFLGARRLAEAKRLIDREGRE; from the coding sequence ATGTCCCTGCGCTTTTCCTTCTGGTCGCGGATCGGCCTTGCCCTGCTGCTGGCGGCGGCCGGCGACCTGTTCCTGTTCGGGCCGTTCTCGGGCCTTGCCTCAGCCCTGTTCGGGTTTTGCCTGATCGTGGCCCTGCTGGCGGCACGGCCGGAGGTGCTGCGCCACCGTCCGGCCCTGGGCGTGCTGGCGCTGGCCCTTCTCCTGCTGGCGGCGCTGGTCGAGCGGCCGGGGGCCCTGGCCGCCGTCCTTTTCGTGCCAGCGGTCGGGGCGGCGGCCCTGCTGCCCCGGGCGCCGGCGCGACTCGATGCCTGGCGCGGCCTTCGGGCCGTCGTCTGGCGCGGCGCGCTGACGCCGGTGTCGCTCGGCATCGCCCTGGCGCAGATCCGCGGGCGGCTGGGGCCGGGGCCCGGTTTCGGCCAGGTGCTGGGGCTTCTGGCCCTGCCGCTGGGGGGCGGCCTGCTCTTCCTGCTGCTGTTCTCGAGTGCCAATCCCCTGGTCGAACAGGCGCTGTCGGCGCTGACGCCCTGGTCCCTGCTGGGCGGGGTGACGCCGGGACGGCTGCTGTTCTGGGGTGTCTGCTTCCTGTTCGCCTATGGGCTGCTCCGGCCCGCGCGGCTGCGCTGGCGGGTGCGGCAAAGCCGGCGGCCGGTGGAATGGCCGGGGGTTTCCACCGCCTCGGTGCGCCTGTCCCTGCTGCTGTTCAACCTGCTGTTCGCCATCGAGAACACCCTGGATCTGGCATTTCTGTGGAGCGGGGCGGCGCTGCCCGAGGGCGTCACCCTGGCGGCCTATGCCCACCGCGGCGCCTATCCGCTGATCTTCACCGCCTTGCTGGCCGGGCTTTTCGTGCTGGCCGCCCTGCGCCCGGGGACGCGGACGGCGGCGGATCCCCTGCTGCGCCGGCTGGTGGTGCTGTGGATCGGGCAGAATATCCTGCTGGTCGCCTCCAGCCTGCGCCGCACCCTCGCCTATATCGACGCCTATTCCCTGACCGAACTGCGCCTGCTGGCCCTGGTCTGGATGGCACTGGTGGCGCTCGGGCTCGGCCTGATCTGCTTCCGGCTGCTGGCCGGGCGCAGCGGCGCCTGGCTGATCAACGCCAATGCCGCGGCCGCCGGGGCGACCGTGCTCCTGTTCCTGCTGGCGATCGATCCGGCGGCGGTGGTCGCCGGCTGGAACACGCGCCACAATCTGGAACGGACGGGGCAGGGGGTTGCGCTCGACTGGGATTACCTTGATCAATTGGGCGATGCCGCCCTGCTGCCCCTGCTCGCCCTGGAGCGGAGCGACGCCCCGGACGATATGCGCCGCCGGGCCGCGGCCCTGCGCCAGCGCCTGCTGGCTTGCCTGGAACGCCGGCAGGCGCGGCCGGCCGAGTGGAGTTTCCTGGGGGCGCGGCGCCTTGCCGAAGCGAAGCGCCTGATTGACCGGGAGGGCCGGGAATGA
- a CDS encoding response regulator transcription factor, with amino-acid sequence MTVMAAMAKRILIVDDDPHIRELLAFALAKAGYAPAEAAEGEAALAMVATAAPDLVVLDINMPRLDGLEVCRRLRAGGDLPILFLSSRDDEIDRIIGIELGADDYVVKPFSPREVVARIGAILKRSRRPDGAAPAAPALRHGLLHLDLPAWAATAGGRDLGLTRTEFQVLAALAAAPGKVFSRDEIIDRLHGPGFAVTDRTIDSHIRHIRRKCAAAGLGDAIETRAGIGYRIGPCRGDGPTCSPA; translated from the coding sequence ATGACAGTGATGGCGGCCATGGCCAAGCGCATCCTGATCGTCGACGACGATCCCCATATCCGCGAACTGCTGGCCTTCGCCCTGGCGAAGGCGGGCTATGCCCCTGCCGAGGCGGCGGAGGGCGAGGCGGCCCTTGCCATGGTCGCGACGGCGGCGCCCGACCTCGTCGTCCTCGACATCAACATGCCCCGCCTCGACGGGCTGGAGGTCTGCCGGCGCCTGCGCGCGGGCGGCGACCTGCCGATCCTGTTCCTGTCGTCGCGCGACGACGAGATCGACCGCATCATCGGCATCGAACTGGGCGCCGACGACTATGTGGTGAAACCCTTCTCGCCCCGGGAAGTGGTCGCCCGCATCGGCGCCATCCTGAAGCGCAGCCGGCGGCCGGATGGCGCCGCCCCGGCGGCCCCGGCCCTCCGCCACGGCCTGCTGCACCTCGACCTGCCGGCCTGGGCGGCGACCGCGGGGGGCCGCGACCTCGGCCTGACGCGGACCGAGTTCCAGGTGCTGGCGGCCCTGGCGGCGGCCCCGGGCAAGGTCTTTTCCCGCGACGAGATCATCGACCGGCTGCACGGGCCCGGCTTTGCCGTCACCGACCGCACCATCGACAGCCATATCCGCCACATCCGGCGGAAATGCGCCGCCGCCGGCCTCGGCGACGCGATCGAGACCCGGGCCGGCATCGGTTACAGGATCGGCCCCTGCCGGGGCGACGGGCCGACGTGCTCGCCCGCCTGA